From Homo sapiens chromosome 6, GRCh38.p14 Primary Assembly, the proteins below share one genomic window:
- the HLA-DQA1 gene encoding HLA class II histocompatibility antigen, DQ alpha 1 chain isoform X1 translates to MILNKALLLGALALTTVMSPCGGEDIVADHVASCGVNLYQFYGPSGQYTHEFDGDEQFYVDLERKETAWRWPEFSKFGGFDPQGALRNMAVAKHNLNIMIKRYNSTAATNEVPEVTVFSKSPVTLGQPNTLICLVDNIFPPVVNITWLSNGQSVTEGVSETSFLSKSDHSFFKISYLTFLPSADEIYDCKVEHWGLDQPLLKHWVE, encoded by the exons ATGATCCTAAACAAAGCTCTGCTGCTGGGGGCCCTCGCTCTGACCACCGTGATGAGCCCCTGTGGAGGTGAAGACATTGTGG CTGACCACGTTGCCTCTTGTGGTGTAAACTTGTACCAGTTTTACGGTCCCTCTGGCCAGTACACCCATGAATTTGATGGAGATGAGCAGTTCTACGTGGACCTGGAGAGGAAGGAGACTGCCTGGCGGTGGCCTGAGTTCAGCAAATTTGGAGGTTTTGACCCGCAGGGTGCACTGAGAAACATGGCTGTGGCAAAACACAACTTGAACATCATGATTAAACGCTACAACTCTACCGCTGCTACCAATG AGGTTCCTGAGGTCACAGTGTTTTCCAAGTCTCCCGTGACACTGGGTCAGCCCAACACCCTCATTTGTCTTGTGGACAACATCTTTCCTCCTGTGGTCAACATCACATGGCTGAGCAATGGGCAGTCAGTCACAGAAGGTGTTTCTGAGACCAGCTTCCTCTCCAAGAGTGATCATTCCTTCTTCAAGATCAGTTACCTCACCTTCCTCCCTTCTGCTGATGAGATTTATGACTGCAAGGTGGAGCACTGGGGCCTGGACCAGCCTCTTCTGAAACACTGGG TTGAATGA
- the HLA-DQB1 gene encoding HLA class II histocompatibility antigen, DQ beta 1 chain isoform 1 precursor (isoform 1 precursor is encoded by transcript variant 1) produces MSWKKALRIPGDLRVATVTLMLAMLSSLLAEGRDSPEDFVFQFKGMCYFTNGTERVRLVTRYIYNREEYARFDSDVGVYRAVTPQGRPDAEYWNSQKEVLEGTRAELDTVCRHNYEVAFRGILQRRVEPTVTISPSRTEALNHHNLLVCSVTDFYPGQIKVRWFRNDQEETAGVVSTPLIRNGDWTFQILVMLEMTPQRGDVYTCHVEHPSLQSPITVEWRAQSESAQSKMLSGVGGFVLGLIFLGLGLIIRQRSQKGLLH; encoded by the exons ATGTCTTGGAAGAAGGCTTTGCGGATCCCCGGAGACCTTCGGGTAGCAACTGTCACCTTGATGCTGGCGATGCTGAGCTCCCTACTGGCTGAGGGCAGAGACTCTCCCG AGGATTTCGTGTTCCAGTTTAAGGGCATGTGCTACTTCACCAACGGGACGGAGCGCGTGCGTCTTGTGACCAGATACATCTATAACCGAGAGGAGTACGCGCGCTTCGACAGCGACGTGGGGGTGTACCGCGCGGTGACGCCGCAGGGGCGGCCTGATGCCGAGTACTGGAACAGCCAGAAGGAAGTCCTGGAGGGGACCCGGGCGGAGTTGGACACGGTGTGCAGACACAACTACGAGGTGGCGTTCCGCGGGATCTTGCAGAGGAGAG TGGAGCCCACAGTGACCATCTCCCCATCCAGGACAGAGGCCCTCAACCACCACAACCTGCTGGTCTGCTCGGTGACAGATTTCTATCCAGGCCAGATCAAAGTCCGGTGGTTTCGGAATGATCAGGAGGAGACAGCCGGCGTTGTGTCCACCCCCCTTATTAGGAATGGTGACTGGACTTTCCAGATCCTGGTGATGCTGGAAATGACTCCCCAGCGTGGAGATGTCTACACCTGCCACGTGGAgcaccccagcctccagagccccATCACCGTGGAGTGGC GGGCTCAGTCTGAATCTGCCCAGAGCAAGATGCTGAGTGGCGTTGGAGGCTTCGTGCTGGGGCTGATCTTCCTTGGGCTGGGCCTTATCATCCGTCAAAGGAGTCAGAAAG gGCTTCTGCACTGA
- the HLA-DQB1 gene encoding HLA class II histocompatibility antigen, DQ beta 1 chain isoform 2 precursor (isoform 2 precursor is encoded by transcript variant 2) — protein MSWKKALRIPGDLRVATVTLMLAMLSSLLAEGRDSPEDFVFQFKGMCYFTNGTERVRLVTRYIYNREEYARFDSDVGVYRAVTPQGRPDAEYWNSQKEVLEGTRAELDTVCRHNYEVAFRGILQRRVEPTVTISPSRTEALNHHNLLVCSVTDFYPGQIKVRWFRNDQEETAGVVSTPLIRNGDWTFQILVMLEMTPQRGDVYTCHVEHPSLQSPITVEWRAQSESAQSKMLSGVGGFVLGLIFLGLGLIIRQRSQKGPQGPPPAGLLH, from the exons ATGTCTTGGAAGAAGGCTTTGCGGATCCCCGGAGACCTTCGGGTAGCAACTGTCACCTTGATGCTGGCGATGCTGAGCTCCCTACTGGCTGAGGGCAGAGACTCTCCCG AGGATTTCGTGTTCCAGTTTAAGGGCATGTGCTACTTCACCAACGGGACGGAGCGCGTGCGTCTTGTGACCAGATACATCTATAACCGAGAGGAGTACGCGCGCTTCGACAGCGACGTGGGGGTGTACCGCGCGGTGACGCCGCAGGGGCGGCCTGATGCCGAGTACTGGAACAGCCAGAAGGAAGTCCTGGAGGGGACCCGGGCGGAGTTGGACACGGTGTGCAGACACAACTACGAGGTGGCGTTCCGCGGGATCTTGCAGAGGAGAG TGGAGCCCACAGTGACCATCTCCCCATCCAGGACAGAGGCCCTCAACCACCACAACCTGCTGGTCTGCTCGGTGACAGATTTCTATCCAGGCCAGATCAAAGTCCGGTGGTTTCGGAATGATCAGGAGGAGACAGCCGGCGTTGTGTCCACCCCCCTTATTAGGAATGGTGACTGGACTTTCCAGATCCTGGTGATGCTGGAAATGACTCCCCAGCGTGGAGATGTCTACACCTGCCACGTGGAgcaccccagcctccagagccccATCACCGTGGAGTGGC GGGCTCAGTCTGAATCTGCCCAGAGCAAGATGCTGAGTGGCGTTGGAGGCTTCGTGCTGGGGCTGATCTTCCTTGGGCTGGGCCTTATCATCCGTCAAAGGAGTCAGAAAG GACCTCAAGGGCCTCCACCAGCAG gGCTTCTGCACTGA
- the HLA-DQA1 gene encoding HLA class II histocompatibility antigen, DQ alpha 1 chain precursor produces the protein MILNKALLLGALALTTVMSPCGGEDIVADHVASCGVNLYQFYGPSGQYTHEFDGDEQFYVDLERKETAWRWPEFSKFGGFDPQGALRNMAVAKHNLNIMIKRYNSTAATNEVPEVTVFSKSPVTLGQPNTLICLVDNIFPPVVNITWLSNGQSVTEGVSETSFLSKSDHSFFKISYLTFLPSADEIYDCKVEHWGLDQPLLKHWEPEIPAPMSELTETVVCALGLSVGLMGIVVGTVFIIQGLRSVGASRHQGPL, from the exons ATGATCCTAAACAAAGCTCTGCTGCTGGGGGCCCTCGCTCTGACCACCGTGATGAGCCCCTGTGGAGGTGAAGACATTGTGG CTGACCACGTTGCCTCTTGTGGTGTAAACTTGTACCAGTTTTACGGTCCCTCTGGCCAGTACACCCATGAATTTGATGGAGATGAGCAGTTCTACGTGGACCTGGAGAGGAAGGAGACTGCCTGGCGGTGGCCTGAGTTCAGCAAATTTGGAGGTTTTGACCCGCAGGGTGCACTGAGAAACATGGCTGTGGCAAAACACAACTTGAACATCATGATTAAACGCTACAACTCTACCGCTGCTACCAATG AGGTTCCTGAGGTCACAGTGTTTTCCAAGTCTCCCGTGACACTGGGTCAGCCCAACACCCTCATTTGTCTTGTGGACAACATCTTTCCTCCTGTGGTCAACATCACATGGCTGAGCAATGGGCAGTCAGTCACAGAAGGTGTTTCTGAGACCAGCTTCCTCTCCAAGAGTGATCATTCCTTCTTCAAGATCAGTTACCTCACCTTCCTCCCTTCTGCTGATGAGATTTATGACTGCAAGGTGGAGCACTGGGGCCTGGACCAGCCTCTTCTGAAACACTGGG AGCCTGAGATTCCAGCCCCTATGTCAGAGCTCACAGAGACTGTGGTCTGTGCCCTGGGGTTGTCTGTGGGCCTcatgggcattgtggtgggcactGTCTTCATCATCCAAGGCCTGCGTTCAGTTGGTGCTTCCAGACACCAAGGGCCATTGTGA